CTACCTGGACGCCTGGTTCGACACGGTCGTCGGCGACCGGCCCGTCACGCTGGTGCTGCACGACTGGGGGTCGGCGCTGGGCTTTCACTGGGCGGCCCGCCACCCTGACCGGGTCCGGGCGATCGCCTACATGGAGGGGATCGTGCAGCCGCGGCTGTGGAGCGACTTCGAGGCCGGCCGGGACCAGCTTTTCCGCGCTATGCGCTCACCGGACGGCGAGCGCATGGTGTTGCAGGAAAACTTCTTCGTCGAGGTAGTTCTTCCCCGCAGCGTCCTGCGGTCTCTGTCCGACGTGGAGATGGACCACTACCGGCGGCCCTTCCGCGACCCGGCCTCCCGGCAGCCGACCCTCATGTTTCCCCGGGACCTGCCCATCGAGGGTGAGCCGGTGGATGTGGCCGCGATCGTCGAGGAGTACGGCGCCTGGCTGGCCACGTCGCCGGTGCCGAAACTGCTTGTGGTCGCCCACCCGGGGGCGCTGCTGACCGGACGTGCCCTGGCCTTCGCCCGCACCTTCCCCAATCAGCGCGAGGTCACCGTCGCCGGGAGTCACTACGTACAGGAGGACTCGCCCGCCGAGATCGGCCGCGCCCTGCGGGATTTCGTGATGAGCCGGTGAGACCGAGCCGGGGCGGGGCGGGCAGGGGGACCCGACCCCGCCCCGGTGGTCGCTCATGCCGACGTGGTGGCCGCGTCCCGCTCGGCGGCATCGGTCGCCGGTCGATTCGTCAGCTGTCGCAGGACCGACTGCTCGGTACGCGTGCGCGCCACGTCCAGGCCGCCGTCGTCGTCGGTCAGCAGCAGGTCGGCGAACTGCGCGCGCACCTCCCGCTTGAGCACCTTGCCGGTGACGCCGAGGGGGATCTTGTGGTCTCCCTTGGAGATCACCGCGGCGGCCAGCTCGTGCCGGCCGGCTGCCCGCAACGCGCGGTTGACGACGGTCAGTAGCTCCTCGGCCGACATGTTCGCCTGGTCGATGAGCCGCAGGGCGGCGATCGGCGCGAACGAGGTCGGCTCGATCGGGTCGATGACCCCGACGACCGCGCAGTCGACGACGAGCCGGCACGCCTTGAAGATCTCCTC
This genomic interval from Micromonospora sp. CCTCC AA 2012012 contains the following:
- a CDS encoding haloalkane dehalogenase; translation: MTHSSMPAAAIAAVDPHPRSQIALRGTHIEYVDVGSGDPIVFLHGNPTYSYLWRNIIPSVTDQGRCLAPDLVGMGGSGPAPDGLYRFTDQVGYLDAWFDTVVGDRPVTLVLHDWGSALGFHWAARHPDRVRAIAYMEGIVQPRLWSDFEAGRDQLFRAMRSPDGERMVLQENFFVEVVLPRSVLRSLSDVEMDHYRRPFRDPASRQPTLMFPRDLPIEGEPVDVAAIVEEYGAWLATSPVPKLLVVAHPGALLTGRALAFARTFPNQREVTVAGSHYVQEDSPAEIGRALRDFVMSR